In Lewinellaceae bacterium, a single window of DNA contains:
- a CDS encoding PKD domain-containing protein, with the protein MTKFYLLLLSGLLSTLALPAQITIDGADIPPFGAVLSFGEDLAVDGLEPGPSGADQSWDFSSLSTNSTFQNSVEDPAETPFAADFPDATFTLLGSDGFYSYAQLTDDALLVLGGSGSVPGGGSATARFDDPQQLIAAPATFGSAFENDFGFSLKLDGSIITTVTVDSVEIRERGTQSAEIDAWGTLTIPSGEYEALRQRVETVTVDSFFALFLGNWFFFSATADTVITYEWWAKDGRSRVLSLEYDASGNPLAATHLTGYSESMVPPVAAFSYELLEGGEVQFTDETGFGPVGWLWNFGDGTTSLEQNPLHAYTASGMYEVCLTVANGAGQDELCQQLGIVISSGEEALAAAVQAYPSPFSETLNVQLGALSGRAARLSLYNSLGQLVKEQRLQAAPQIWRAPAAELPPGIYRLVVEVDGKRVKVLSVSKGA; encoded by the coding sequence ATGACTAAATTTTACCTGCTTTTACTATCGGGCCTGCTCAGTACGCTGGCCCTTCCGGCTCAGATCACAATTGACGGCGCCGATATTCCGCCCTTTGGCGCCGTTTTAAGTTTTGGCGAAGACCTTGCGGTCGACGGGCTGGAACCCGGGCCATCCGGAGCGGATCAGAGCTGGGATTTTTCCAGCCTCTCCACGAACAGCACGTTTCAAAACTCGGTGGAGGATCCGGCCGAAACGCCCTTCGCCGCAGATTTTCCCGACGCCACCTTTACGCTGTTGGGATCCGACGGCTTTTACAGCTATGCCCAATTGACGGACGACGCCCTGCTCGTCCTGGGAGGCTCAGGGTCCGTGCCGGGAGGCGGTTCCGCCACGGCGCGCTTCGACGACCCCCAGCAGTTGATCGCCGCGCCGGCCACCTTCGGGTCTGCTTTCGAAAATGATTTTGGCTTCAGCCTTAAACTGGACGGATCTATCATCACAACCGTGACGGTAGATTCGGTAGAAATCCGCGAAAGGGGAACGCAGAGCGCCGAGATCGACGCCTGGGGAACCCTGACGATACCTTCCGGCGAATACGAGGCCCTGCGGCAGCGGGTGGAGACGGTCACTGTAGATTCCTTTTTTGCATTATTCCTGGGCAACTGGTTCTTCTTCAGTGCAACGGCAGATACGGTAATCACTTATGAATGGTGGGCCAAAGACGGCCGTTCGCGGGTGCTCTCGCTGGAGTATGACGCCTCGGGCAATCCCCTGGCGGCCACCCACCTCACCGGGTATTCGGAGTCTATGGTGCCTCCGGTGGCCGCGTTCAGCTATGAGCTGCTGGAAGGCGGCGAGGTGCAATTCACTGATGAAACAGGGTTCGGCCCGGTGGGCTGGCTGTGGAATTTTGGCGACGGAACCACCAGCCTGGAGCAAAACCCCCTGCATGCCTACACGGCTTCCGGCATGTACGAGGTTTGCCTGACGGTGGCCAACGGCGCCGGGCAGGATGAACTCTGCCAGCAGCTCGGCATCGTGATCAGCAGCGGCGAAGAAGCGCTGGCGGCGGCGGTGCAAGCCTATCCATCGCCCTTCTCCGAAACGCTCAACGTTCAACTGGGGGCGCTTTCCGGCAGGGCGGCCCGCCTGAGCCTGTACAACAGCCTCGGGCAACTGGTGAAAGAGCAGCGCCTGCAAGCCGCGCCTCAGATTTGGAGGGCGCCTGCCGCTGAGTTGCCGCCCGGCATCTATCGGCTGGTGGTGGAGGTGGATGGGAAAAGGGTGAAGGTGCTGTCGGTGAGCAAGGGGGCGTAG
- a CDS encoding DoxX family protein: MIARKQNDIALLLLRLAFGGAMIYGHGWGKLMRLFSGEPIQFFDFMGLGPEISLGLATFAEAGCALLVMAGLFTRWATIPLIITMMVAISANLGEGFGQVEKALLFLTVFISIQIAGPGWYSVDEQVRNRI; encoded by the coding sequence ATGATCGCCAGGAAACAAAACGATATCGCCTTACTACTGCTGCGCCTCGCCTTCGGCGGCGCCATGATCTACGGCCACGGCTGGGGAAAGCTGATGCGCCTCTTCTCCGGAGAACCCATCCAATTCTTCGATTTCATGGGCCTGGGGCCAGAAATTTCGCTCGGCTTAGCTACCTTTGCCGAGGCGGGCTGCGCCCTGCTCGTCATGGCGGGGTTGTTTACCCGCTGGGCCACCATCCCGCTGATCATCACCATGATGGTGGCCATCTCTGCGAACCTGGGCGAAGGGTTCGGCCAGGTGGAAAAAGCCCTGCTTTTCCTGACAGTTTTTATTTCCATACAGATCGCCGGGCCAGGCTGGTACTCGGTGGATGAGCAGGTGCGGAACCGGATATGA
- a CDS encoding FAD:protein FMN transferase produces the protein MNKAPFLALLLAFLLSCSSGEQQASGPYAKLAGETMGTTYRIAYSDPQGRDFQQAVDSLLEWVNLEVSTYIGQSTISRFNQADSLFNLAYHPRTQEAEGHSNRHFLANYFKAREVYENSEGYFDPTIMPLVNYWGFGYTPKKAVQAVDSVAIDSLMNFVGFDKVHFTVNGEDSLLVKATPGVQLDFSALAKGYGVDAVARLLASRGIQDYMVEIGGEVAARGQSPRGGDWKIGINVPREDAGMQDIQTAVPLHNQALATSGNYRNFYEVGGAKYSHTINPFTGFPERSILLSASVFAPDCMTADAYATAFMAMGLDKAFALASRLPGIEGYFLYNQEDGALGVRYTEGLRPLFENEGDKQ, from the coding sequence ATGAACAAAGCTCCCTTCCTTGCCCTTCTCCTGGCCTTCCTCCTCAGCTGTTCCTCCGGAGAGCAGCAGGCCTCCGGCCCTTATGCCAAACTGGCGGGCGAAACCATGGGCACCACTTACCGCATCGCCTACAGCGACCCGCAGGGCCGCGATTTCCAGCAGGCCGTCGATTCGCTGCTCGAATGGGTCAACCTGGAGGTGTCGACCTACATCGGGCAATCCACCATTTCCCGCTTCAACCAGGCGGATAGCCTGTTCAACCTGGCGTACCACCCTCGTACGCAGGAGGCGGAAGGCCACAGCAACCGCCATTTCCTGGCCAATTACTTCAAGGCCAGGGAAGTGTACGAAAACTCGGAAGGATACTTCGACCCCACTATCATGCCTCTGGTCAACTACTGGGGCTTCGGGTATACGCCCAAAAAGGCCGTGCAAGCGGTGGATAGCGTGGCGATCGATTCGCTGATGAACTTTGTGGGGTTCGACAAGGTCCATTTTACGGTAAATGGCGAGGACAGCCTGTTGGTTAAAGCCACGCCCGGGGTGCAGCTCGACTTCAGCGCCCTGGCCAAAGGCTATGGCGTGGATGCGGTAGCCCGGTTGCTGGCCTCCCGGGGAATTCAGGACTATATGGTTGAAATTGGGGGCGAAGTGGCAGCCCGGGGGCAAAGCCCTCGGGGCGGCGACTGGAAGATCGGCATCAACGTGCCCCGGGAAGACGCCGGCATGCAGGACATACAAACGGCTGTGCCCCTGCACAACCAGGCTTTGGCCACCTCCGGCAATTACCGGAATTTTTACGAAGTGGGCGGCGCCAAATACAGCCATACCATCAACCCGTTTACCGGCTTCCCGGAGCGCAGCATCCTGCTGAGCGCCTCCGTTTTTGCGCCGGATTGCATGACGGCCGACGCCTACGCCACCGCCTTCATGGCCATGGGCCTGGACAAGGCGTTTGCCCTCGCCAGCCGCCTGCCCGGCATCGAAGGCTACTTCCTCTACAACCAGGAGGACGGCGCTTTGGGCGTGCGCTATACCGAAGGCCTGCGCCCTTTATTTGAAAATGAGGGCGATAAACAATAA
- the yjjX gene encoding inosine/xanthosine triphosphatase, whose product MIVVVASENPAKLKAVQQAFEAAFGHQVETRGLSVDSGVPEQPLSDEETFQGALNRARNARSALPGADYWVGIEGGIEDTPKGMDAFGWVCICARQRESQARSASFPLPPTVVRRIKAGDELGPVMDELFHKKESKKKGGAVGLLTNGLITRDALYAQPLIMALIPFMQPELWE is encoded by the coding sequence ATGATCGTAGTGGTAGCATCCGAAAACCCTGCCAAGTTAAAGGCGGTGCAACAGGCCTTCGAGGCCGCATTCGGGCACCAGGTGGAAACACGGGGGTTAAGCGTAGACAGCGGCGTGCCCGAACAACCGCTGAGCGACGAGGAGACCTTCCAGGGCGCCCTCAACCGGGCCCGCAATGCGCGCAGCGCCCTGCCTGGCGCCGACTATTGGGTTGGCATCGAAGGGGGCATCGAAGATACCCCAAAGGGCATGGATGCCTTCGGCTGGGTATGCATCTGCGCCAGACAGCGGGAAAGCCAGGCCCGCAGCGCATCCTTCCCCCTGCCGCCCACCGTCGTCCGGCGCATCAAAGCCGGCGATGAACTGGGGCCGGTCATGGATGAATTGTTCCATAAGAAAGAAAGCAAAAAAAAGGGCGGCGCGGTGGGCCTGCTTACCAACGGCCTGATCACCCGCGACGCCCTCTACGCCCAGCCGCTGATCATGGCGCTGATCCCCTTTATGCAGCCGGAGTTGTGGGAGTAG
- a CDS encoding Lrp/AsnC ligand binding domain-containing protein, which yields MSKGTDIDKLDKQILSILMKNSKKPYTDIAKQLYVSGGTIHVRMKKLEEAGIVKGYNLTVDYSKLGYDICAFLGIYLDKSSLYDDVALELEKIPEIVGAHYTTGLYNIFAKIVCRDTDHLREVLHDKIQKISGIQRTETIISLQESIDRPINIAEEEEEEGGG from the coding sequence ATGTCGAAAGGTACGGACATCGATAAACTGGACAAACAGATCCTTTCCATCTTGATGAAGAATTCAAAGAAGCCTTATACGGATATCGCCAAGCAGCTGTACGTATCCGGAGGCACCATCCACGTCCGCATGAAAAAGCTGGAGGAAGCCGGCATCGTCAAAGGGTACAACCTCACGGTTGACTACAGCAAGCTGGGTTATGATATTTGCGCCTTTCTCGGCATTTATCTCGACAAAAGCTCCCTCTACGATGATGTGGCCCTGGAATTGGAGAAAATCCCCGAGATCGTCGGGGCCCATTACACTACGGGCCTGTACAACATCTTCGCCAAGATCGTCTGCCGCGATACCGACCACCTCAGGGAGGTTCTCCACGATAAGATTCAGAAAATTTCCGGCATTCAACGCACCGAAACGATCATCTCTCTGCAGGAGAGCATCGACCGGCCTATTAATATTGCCGAGGAGGAGGAGGAGGAGGGGGGGGGATAG
- a CDS encoding choice-of-anchor L domain-containing protein produces MRPILYLISGYLLICLPLLGEHRRDTNKPAPAANAPQSGIQADDSFPVESLVQDVFVSGACNTITNIRAIGDKKGIGYFQNGEASIGMSRGVIISTGPVGNARGPNTATDKSGDFQDYSGDPDLDIMATGDVKDAVGIEFDFMPLDSFVTFSYVFASEEYCEFVGSIYNDVFGFFIRGPGIDGGFSNNAQNVALIPGTDDFVSINSVNYQQNENYYTRNELIEDAVLCGLSTSFDDYHSEIEYDGFTKKLTAVLRLQPCQTYHIRLVVADVGDNFYDSAVFLAAESFNLGGEVEISAGTGVSPASPSLEGCQGAYFTFERLPGSNLQFPLTVNYTISPLSTALPGLDFEPLSGYATIPSAQSFVQVPVNFFNDGLPEPTENIVLELDIPCACFTDTARMYIADSRPIAVRLNDFSVCENGSALISPVIQGGTAPFAYAWNTGETGASLNASANGPPQYAVTVYDACGNSAADSAAYFLSAPPEATLNGQVSLCEGDTAFLPVGLSGSPPWSIAYSLDGVPQPEITGIFDSNFGLPVTLPGDYRLQEVHDAACEGYVSGQALVEMHRISLEIESYEVSCPGAADGGISVEITGGTPPIDYFWRENIGNSLAPGGLPEGTFHLVVTDGFGCRKEVAVMVESPAPLEALQPDCGLLAQGQLALNASGGSPPYLYSLDGQAFYDDALLGSLQPGLAYNLTIQDANGCQFVQDFIMPASYGQMIVLPEEMEASLGRRFLLQPELNIPESLIGTIRWTPAAGLSCSDCLAPELLPFEEHTYTLRIVDIYGCSAEASIHIKIDDKAAIFVPTAFSPNGDFINDRFTVYANTFQVKEIASFRVFDRWGGVLFKRENFPPNDESEGWDGTAEGQLLNPGVYTFMAEVALLNGTRQIVGGHVVLMR; encoded by the coding sequence ATGCGCCCAATACTATACCTGATAAGCGGCTATCTGCTGATTTGCCTACCACTCCTGGGAGAACACCGGCGCGACACCAATAAACCGGCACCGGCCGCAAACGCCCCCCAATCGGGCATACAGGCCGATGATTCCTTCCCGGTGGAAAGCCTGGTGCAGGATGTCTTCGTCTCCGGAGCCTGCAACACCATTACCAATATCCGGGCCATCGGCGACAAAAAAGGCATCGGCTATTTCCAGAACGGAGAAGCCAGCATCGGAATGAGCAGGGGCGTCATTATCTCCACCGGTCCGGTCGGCAATGCGAGAGGCCCCAATACTGCTACCGATAAAAGCGGCGACTTTCAGGACTACAGCGGCGACCCCGACCTGGACATCATGGCCACCGGAGACGTTAAAGACGCTGTGGGCATAGAATTCGACTTTATGCCGCTCGACTCCTTCGTCACTTTCAGCTATGTCTTCGCCTCAGAGGAATACTGCGAGTTTGTCGGCAGCATCTATAATGACGTTTTCGGCTTCTTCATCCGGGGGCCGGGCATCGACGGCGGTTTCTCCAACAACGCCCAAAACGTAGCCCTCATCCCTGGAACGGATGACTTCGTAAGCATCAACTCCGTTAATTACCAACAGAACGAAAATTATTATACCCGAAACGAACTGATTGAAGACGCCGTGTTGTGCGGCCTCAGCACCAGCTTCGACGATTATCACTCTGAGATCGAGTACGACGGCTTTACCAAAAAGCTGACCGCCGTGCTGCGCCTGCAACCCTGCCAGACTTACCACATCCGCCTCGTAGTGGCTGACGTGGGCGACAATTTCTACGACTCCGCCGTATTCCTGGCCGCAGAAAGCTTCAATCTCGGCGGCGAGGTGGAGATTTCCGCCGGGACCGGCGTATCTCCCGCAAGCCCTTCTCTGGAAGGGTGCCAGGGCGCTTACTTCACCTTCGAACGCCTCCCGGGCAGCAACCTGCAGTTCCCGCTCACCGTAAACTATACCATATCCCCTCTGAGCACCGCCCTGCCGGGCCTGGATTTTGAGCCGCTGTCCGGCTACGCAACCATTCCTTCGGCCCAATCTTTTGTGCAGGTGCCGGTCAACTTTTTCAACGACGGGCTGCCCGAACCCACGGAAAACATCGTGCTCGAACTGGATATCCCCTGCGCCTGCTTCACCGATACCGCCCGGATGTACATCGCCGACAGCCGTCCGATTGCCGTCCGCCTCAATGATTTCAGCGTCTGCGAGAACGGCAGCGCCCTGATCAGCCCCGTGATACAAGGAGGAACCGCCCCCTTCGCCTACGCCTGGAATACCGGCGAAACCGGCGCTTCTCTGAATGCCTCCGCCAACGGGCCTCCACAATACGCCGTGACGGTTTACGACGCTTGTGGCAACAGCGCGGCGGACAGCGCGGCGTATTTCCTGTCAGCCCCCCCGGAAGCTACCCTCAACGGGCAGGTTTCATTATGTGAAGGCGACACGGCCTTTTTGCCGGTCGGGCTCTCCGGCAGCCCCCCCTGGAGCATTGCCTATAGCCTCGACGGCGTGCCGCAACCCGAAATAACCGGCATTTTCGACTCCAACTTCGGCCTGCCCGTTACCTTGCCCGGCGACTACCGCCTGCAGGAAGTCCATGATGCAGCCTGCGAAGGCTATGTTTCCGGGCAGGCCCTCGTCGAAATGCACCGCATCAGCCTGGAGATAGAAAGCTATGAAGTATCCTGCCCCGGCGCCGCCGACGGTGGCATTAGCGTGGAGATCACCGGCGGAACGCCGCCTATCGATTACTTCTGGCGGGAAAACATCGGCAACAGCCTTGCGCCCGGAGGGCTGCCGGAGGGGACCTTCCACCTCGTCGTCACCGATGGCTTCGGATGCCGCAAAGAAGTTGCCGTAATGGTCGAAAGCCCGGCGCCGCTCGAAGCGCTGCAGCCCGATTGCGGGCTGCTCGCCCAGGGGCAGCTCGCCCTGAATGCTTCGGGCGGCAGCCCTCCCTATTTGTATTCGCTGGACGGCCAGGCCTTTTACGACGACGCCCTGCTGGGCAGCCTGCAACCCGGGCTGGCGTACAACCTCACCATACAGGACGCCAACGGCTGCCAATTCGTACAAGACTTCATCATGCCGGCCAGCTACGGCCAGATGATCGTCCTGCCGGAAGAAATGGAGGCCAGCCTCGGCAGGCGTTTCCTGCTGCAACCCGAACTCAATATTCCGGAGTCCCTGATCGGAACCATCCGCTGGACGCCCGCCGCCGGGCTGAGCTGCTCCGATTGCCTGGCCCCCGAACTGCTTCCTTTCGAGGAACATACCTACACCCTCCGGATCGTAGACATTTACGGTTGTTCGGCAGAAGCATCCATCCACATCAAAATCGACGACAAGGCGGCTATTTTCGTGCCAACCGCTTTCTCTCCCAACGGCGACTTCATCAACGACCGCTTCACCGTTTACGCCAATACCTTCCAGGTAAAGGAAATTGCTTCCTTTCGAGTCTTCGACCGCTGGGGGGGGGTGCTCTTCAAACGGGAAAATTTCCCGCCCAACGACGAATCCGAAGGCTGGGACGGCACCGCCGAGGGGCAACTCCTCAACCCCGGCGTCTATACTTTCATGGCAGAAGTAGCGCTATTGAACGGCACGCGGCAAATCGTCGGCGGGCATGTGGTGCTGATGCGGTGA
- the rpsP gene encoding 30S ribosomal protein S16: MSVKIRLQRKGRKKRPFYHIVVADARSPRDGRFIERLGSYNPMTKPATIEVDRDKAYDWLMKGAQPTDTVRAILRFKGVYYKKHLMRGVKKGAMNPEEAENKYQEWVDAKEAKIAARFEKSAEEHRHAAAVLSGTPPPVEEAVAEVAEEEAPATEAVAGEEE; this comes from the coding sequence ATGTCAGTAAAAATTCGTTTACAAAGAAAGGGCCGCAAGAAACGTCCTTTCTATCACATTGTGGTAGCCGATGCGCGGTCTCCGAGGGACGGAAGGTTCATCGAAAGGCTGGGGTCTTACAACCCCATGACCAAACCGGCGACCATAGAGGTCGACCGCGACAAAGCCTACGATTGGCTGATGAAAGGGGCCCAGCCTACCGATACGGTGCGCGCTATCCTGCGCTTTAAGGGCGTATACTATAAGAAGCACCTCATGCGGGGCGTGAAAAAGGGAGCGATGAACCCTGAGGAAGCGGAAAACAAATACCAGGAGTGGGTGGATGCCAAAGAGGCCAAGATCGCGGCCCGCTTCGAGAAAAGCGCTGAAGAACATCGCCATGCTGCTGCTGTGCTTTCCGGAACGCCTCCTCCCGTGGAAGAGGCCGTAGCCGAAGTGGCAGAAGAAGAAGCTCCGGCTACTGAAGCGGTGGCAGGAGAAGAAGAATAA
- the der gene encoding ribosome biogenesis GTPase Der, translating to MSNNIVAIVGRPNVGKSTFYNRLIGERQAIIDDTSGVTRDRQYGSSFWNGKTFTVVDTGGFVKNSEDIMEAAIRSQVEIAVQEARVIIFMVDVTTGITDLDEEVADLLRRSDKPVFLAVNKVDNHQRMIDANEFWSLGFEETHFLSSLTGSGTGELLDAVVEHIDEDQEEESDIPKFAIVGQPNVGKSSLTNALLGEERNIVTEIAGTTRDSIHTKYAKFGKEFLLIDTAGIRKKARVHEDLEFYSVMRAIKAIEEADVCILMIDAQEGLEAQDMSIFRLAQRRNKGIVLLVNKWDLMEKETNTARDYEAEVKRRIAPFADVPIVFISTVEKQRIFKAIEVALDVYANRQRKIKTSELNEVMLKAIEHYPPPAHRGRFVKIKYVTQLPTYYPAFAFFCNNPKHVKENYRNYLENQLRKNFNFTGVPISVFFRKK from the coding sequence ATGAGCAACAACATAGTAGCAATCGTAGGCCGGCCCAATGTAGGGAAGTCGACCTTTTACAACCGCCTGATCGGAGAACGGCAGGCCATCATTGACGACACCAGCGGAGTGACGCGCGACCGGCAGTACGGCAGCAGCTTCTGGAATGGCAAGACCTTTACCGTGGTAGACACAGGCGGTTTTGTAAAAAATTCAGAAGACATCATGGAAGCGGCCATCCGGTCGCAGGTGGAAATTGCAGTGCAGGAGGCGCGGGTAATTATCTTTATGGTGGATGTCACCACCGGCATTACCGACCTGGACGAAGAGGTGGCCGACCTGCTGCGGCGCTCCGACAAGCCCGTCTTCCTGGCCGTCAACAAGGTAGACAACCACCAGCGGATGATAGACGCCAACGAGTTCTGGAGCCTGGGCTTCGAAGAGACGCACTTCCTCTCCTCCCTCACCGGCAGCGGCACCGGCGAACTGTTGGACGCGGTGGTGGAGCATATCGACGAAGACCAGGAAGAGGAGAGCGACATCCCCAAGTTTGCCATCGTCGGGCAGCCCAATGTAGGCAAGTCTTCCCTGACCAACGCCCTGCTGGGGGAAGAGCGCAACATCGTCACCGAAATTGCCGGCACCACCCGCGACAGCATCCACACCAAATACGCCAAGTTCGGCAAGGAGTTCCTGCTGATCGACACGGCGGGCATCCGCAAAAAAGCGCGGGTGCACGAAGACCTGGAGTTCTACTCCGTGATGCGCGCCATCAAAGCCATCGAGGAGGCCGACGTCTGCATTCTTATGATCGATGCCCAGGAGGGCCTGGAAGCTCAGGACATGAGCATCTTCCGCCTGGCGCAGCGCCGCAACAAAGGCATCGTGCTGCTGGTCAACAAATGGGACCTGATGGAGAAAGAGACCAATACGGCCCGCGATTACGAGGCGGAGGTCAAACGCCGCATCGCCCCCTTTGCCGATGTGCCGATCGTCTTTATTTCCACCGTAGAAAAGCAGCGCATATTCAAGGCCATCGAGGTGGCCCTCGATGTCTACGCCAACCGCCAGCGCAAGATAAAAACCTCGGAGCTAAACGAGGTCATGCTGAAGGCCATCGAGCACTATCCGCCTCCCGCCCACCGCGGCCGCTTTGTGAAGATCAAGTACGTCACCCAGTTGCCGACCTACTACCCGGCCTTTGCCTTCTTTTGCAACAACCCCAAGCATGTAAAGGAAAACTACCGGAATTACCTGGAAAACCAGCTGCGGAAAAACTTCAATTTTACCGGCGTGCCGATTTCGGTGTTCTTCCGGAAAAAGTAA